One window of Mustela lutreola isolate mMusLut2 chromosome 13, mMusLut2.pri, whole genome shotgun sequence genomic DNA carries:
- the ARL11 gene encoding ADP-ribosylation factor-like protein 11, translating into MGSVNSRGHKAEAQVVMIGLDSAGKTTLLYKLKGYQLVETLPTVGFNVEPLKVPGHVSLTIWDVGGQTQLRANWKDYLEGTDVLVYVLDSTDEARMSEAVAELVGVLNDPHMASVPFLVLANKQEAPGALPLLGIRDRLGLERFQDRRWELRACSALTGAGLPEALQSLRRLLKSRCHCVST; encoded by the coding sequence ATGGGTTCTGTGAATTCCCGAGGTCACAAGGCCGAAGCCCAGGTGGTGATGATAGGCCTCGATTCAGCTGGCAAGACCACGCTCCTGTACAAACTGAAGGGCTACCAGCTGGTGGAGACCCTACCCACTGTTGGTTTCAACGTGGAGCCGCTCAAAGTCCCAGGGCACGTGTCTCTGACAATCTGGGATGTTGGGGGGCAGACCCAGCTGAGGGCCAATTGGAAGGACTACCTGGAAGGCACGGATGTCCTCGTGTATGTTCTGGATAGCACAGATGAAGCACGCATGTCCGAGGCAGTGGCTGAGCTCGTGGGAGTCCTGAACGATCCACACATGGCCAGTGTCCCTTTCTTGGTGCTGGCCAACAAGCAGGAGGCACCTGGCGCTCTGCCGCTGCTTGGGATCAGAGACAGGCTGGGCCTGGAGAGATTCCAGGACCGCAGGTGGGAGCTCCGGGCCTGCAGTGCCCTCACCGGGGCCGGGCTGCCCGAGGCCCTGCAGAGCTTGAGAAGGCTCCTGAAATCCCGCTGCCACTGTGTTTCCACGTGA